Proteins found in one Methanomassiliicoccus sp. genomic segment:
- the hemB gene encoding porphobilinogen synthase: MFPQSRARRLRARPNIRDLVRETELSVHDLVYPIFVNENLSSPREIGSMPGVLSLPISRAGEEARCAENLGIPAVLLFGVPSKKDPRGTPADDPDGVVQRAIREMKRASDITIITDLCLCEYTDHGHCGIINKDDVDNDATLQRYAEVAVSQARAGADMIAPSGMMDGQVAAIRDGLDQAGFESIPIMSYAAKYASSFYGPFRDAAESTPQHGDRRSHQMDPGNAREAFREMSLDLEEGADILMVKPALPYLDIVRRARDKFNVPIAAYQVSGEYSMIKAAAANGWIDHDGAMMESLRSIKRAGAEIIITYFAKEAARMVSS, from the coding sequence TTGTTCCCACAGAGCAGGGCCCGAAGGCTGCGAGCGAGACCGAACATTAGGGACCTGGTCCGGGAGACCGAGCTTTCGGTCCATGACCTGGTGTACCCAATATTCGTTAACGAGAACCTGTCCTCTCCCAGGGAGATTGGTTCAATGCCAGGGGTCCTATCCCTGCCCATCTCACGGGCGGGGGAGGAGGCCCGATGCGCCGAAAACCTGGGAATCCCGGCAGTGCTCCTCTTCGGAGTACCCAGCAAAAAGGACCCTCGAGGGACTCCCGCGGACGACCCCGATGGGGTCGTGCAGAGGGCGATAAGGGAGATGAAGAGGGCATCGGACATCACCATCATCACGGACCTGTGCCTCTGCGAGTACACCGACCACGGCCACTGTGGAATCATTAACAAAGACGACGTCGATAACGATGCCACCCTCCAGAGGTATGCGGAGGTAGCTGTGAGCCAGGCTAGGGCTGGGGCGGACATGATCGCCCCCTCAGGTATGATGGACGGGCAAGTGGCAGCGATAAGGGATGGGTTGGACCAGGCAGGCTTCGAGAGCATACCCATCATGTCCTACGCCGCCAAGTATGCCTCCTCTTTCTACGGTCCCTTCCGGGACGCCGCCGAGAGCACCCCCCAGCACGGAGACCGAAGGAGCCATCAGATGGACCCGGGGAACGCAAGGGAGGCGTTCCGGGAGATGAGCTTGGACCTCGAGGAGGGAGCGGACATCCTCATGGTGAAGCCGGCCTTGCCGTACCTGGACATAGTACGGAGGGCCCGGGATAAGTTCAATGTCCCCATTGCCGCGTACCAGGTAAGCGGGGAGTACTCGATGATAAAGGCTGCTGCCGCCAACGGGTGGATCGATCACGACGGGGCCATGATGGAGTCCTTGCGGTCGATAAAGCGTGCGGGGGCGGAGATCATCATCACCTACTTCGCCAAGGAGGCGGCGAGGATGGTATCGTCATGA
- the hemL gene encoding glutamate-1-semialdehyde 2,1-aminomutase, translated as MTGRSECLYHRAQRVMPGGVSSPVRAYQPYPRYIAEAQGDRIIDVDGNEYIDYCMAFGPLILGHAHPSVVSALQAQAGKGTLYGAPIEAEAQFAEDISREYRSMEMLRFVSTGTEATMHALRLARGHTGRKKVLKFEGCFHGAHDAVLVKAGSGATTHGAPNSLGVLEEVASNTLLATFNDLGTVEQALRANRGEVAAVIVEPVMGNVGPVLPSEGFIQGLRELTTAHDTLLIFDEVITGFRLSMGGAQRRYGITPDITTLGKIAGGGMPIGVFGASEEIMSKISPLGKVYQAGTFSGNPMSLAAGMATVKELRAQGHEGLDRKGDLMRRGLEEALGDMKVPHQVVGIGSMFQLFLSSAPVRNYREALSSDSAMFDRLFRRLLEEGIYLAPSQFETNFLSTAHTDEDIKRTVDSFATSLSEVSA; from the coding sequence ATGACCGGAAGATCCGAGTGCCTCTATCATAGGGCGCAGAGGGTGATGCCGGGAGGCGTATCCTCTCCGGTGCGGGCGTACCAGCCCTATCCCCGCTACATCGCCGAGGCCCAGGGGGACCGGATAATCGATGTGGACGGCAATGAGTACATCGACTACTGCATGGCCTTCGGCCCCCTCATACTAGGCCACGCTCACCCGTCCGTCGTCAGCGCCCTGCAGGCCCAGGCGGGGAAGGGAACGCTCTACGGGGCCCCCATCGAGGCCGAGGCCCAGTTCGCCGAGGACATATCCAGGGAGTACCGCTCCATGGAGATGCTGCGCTTTGTGAGCACTGGCACCGAGGCGACCATGCACGCCCTGAGGCTGGCGCGCGGCCACACCGGCAGGAAGAAGGTCCTGAAGTTCGAGGGTTGCTTCCACGGGGCCCACGATGCAGTCCTGGTCAAGGCCGGCTCCGGGGCCACAACCCACGGCGCTCCCAACTCCCTGGGTGTCCTGGAGGAGGTCGCTTCCAATACTCTCTTGGCAACGTTCAATGATCTGGGCACGGTGGAGCAAGCGCTGAGGGCGAACCGGGGAGAGGTGGCCGCGGTCATCGTCGAACCGGTCATGGGCAACGTGGGTCCGGTTCTCCCCTCCGAGGGCTTCATCCAGGGGCTGAGGGAGCTGACGACCGCACACGACACTCTCCTGATCTTCGACGAGGTCATCACCGGCTTCCGGCTTTCTATGGGCGGGGCCCAACGTCGCTACGGGATCACCCCGGATATAACCACTCTGGGTAAGATAGCAGGCGGGGGGATGCCCATCGGAGTGTTCGGCGCCTCCGAGGAGATCATGAGCAAGATATCCCCGCTGGGAAAGGTCTACCAGGCAGGTACATTCTCTGGGAATCCCATGTCCCTCGCCGCGGGTATGGCCACCGTGAAAGAGCTGCGCGCTCAAGGCCACGAGGGTCTGGACCGCAAGGGCGATCTGATGCGACGTGGCCTTGAGGAGGCGCTTGGCGACATGAAAGTGCCGCATCAGGTGGTAGGCATCGGCTCCATGTTCCAGCTCTTCCTCTCGTCCGCCCCGGTGCGGAACTACCGCGAGGCGTTGTCCTCGGACAGCGCCATGTTCGACCGCCTCTTCCGCCGCCTTCTGGAGGAGGGTATCTACCTGGCACCCTCGCAGTTCGAGACCAACTTCCTCTCCACGGCTCACACCGATGAGGACATTAAAAGAACGGTGGACTCCTTCGCCACATCCCTGAGCGAGGTGTCGGCATGA
- the hemC gene encoding hydroxymethylbilane synthase has protein sequence MILGTRGSALALAQTRMVMEMLVARNPDLEVEVREVRTIGDRVTDRPLSTLGGYGAFTKELDQRIVDGEIDVAVNSLKDMPVDLTPGTMMAAVLPRGPVEDMLLSEVPLPELPQGAVVGSSSVRRRSLLEAKRPDLNVRDLRGNVPTRIKKWKDGQYDAIVLARAGLERLGITEKGYVLDPEEFVPAPGQGAIALVCAEDSPYLLDLQALNHERTRAEVEAERYILKSLGGGCSVPIGVWASMLGSEIRIVGTVTGGAHVKGVHIDQNVPLSDMGTELDRIADLLRPAVRG, from the coding sequence ATGATCCTCGGCACCCGCGGCAGCGCCCTGGCGCTGGCCCAGACGAGGATGGTCATGGAGATGCTGGTGGCCCGCAACCCGGACCTGGAGGTAGAGGTGCGGGAGGTCAGGACCATCGGCGACAGGGTGACCGATCGGCCCCTGTCCACGCTTGGCGGCTACGGGGCCTTCACCAAGGAGCTTGACCAGCGGATAGTGGATGGGGAGATAGACGTTGCTGTCAACAGCCTCAAGGACATGCCTGTGGACCTTACCCCGGGGACGATGATGGCGGCGGTCCTCCCCAGGGGGCCAGTGGAGGACATGCTCCTATCCGAGGTACCCCTACCAGAGCTTCCCCAAGGAGCGGTGGTGGGCTCGTCCAGCGTGCGGCGTCGCTCGCTGCTGGAGGCCAAAAGGCCGGACCTGAACGTTCGGGACCTGCGCGGGAACGTGCCCACGCGCATAAAGAAGTGGAAGGACGGACAGTACGACGCCATAGTGCTGGCCCGGGCAGGGCTAGAGCGGCTGGGCATCACGGAGAAGGGCTATGTCCTGGACCCCGAGGAGTTCGTTCCTGCCCCGGGCCAGGGGGCCATCGCCCTGGTATGCGCAGAGGACAGTCCTTATCTGCTTGACCTACAGGCTTTAAACCATGAACGGACGAGAGCAGAGGTGGAGGCGGAGCGCTACATACTAAAGTCCCTGGGCGGTGGCTGCTCGGTACCCATAGGGGTGTGGGCATCAATGCTCGGGAGCGAGATCAGGATAGTCGGTACGGTGACGGGAGGTGCTCACGTGAAAGGTGTTCATATTGACCAGAATGTGCCATTGAGCGATATGGGAACGGAGCTGGACAGGATCGCTGACCTGTTGCGTCCAGCGGTGAGGGGATAA
- the cobA gene encoding uroporphyrinogen-III C-methyltransferase, with translation MPGKVHLIGAGPGDAGLITVKGMEMLRQADVVVYDELANHDLLQYARTGAKLIDVGKQGGRHKVPQDGINQIIVDEAMAGHWVVRLKGGDPFLFGRGGEEAEELRKAGIDVHVVPGVTSAIAAPALAGIPVTHRDHAPMVTFVTGHERGDRSDERIDWGVLARTGGTIVILMGMSNLEHNMSRLMEGGMNPATPVGVIHRGSTPQQRVVISTLSEVVKDCRDQGVGSPSVVVVGDVVGCYDRLGDLR, from the coding sequence ATGCCCGGAAAGGTTCACCTTATAGGGGCGGGTCCCGGGGATGCCGGCCTCATCACCGTCAAGGGAATGGAGATGCTGAGGCAGGCCGATGTGGTGGTTTACGACGAGCTGGCCAACCACGACCTTCTCCAATATGCCCGTACCGGGGCCAAGCTAATAGATGTGGGGAAGCAGGGTGGACGCCATAAGGTCCCCCAGGACGGCATAAACCAGATCATCGTTGATGAGGCCATGGCCGGTCACTGGGTGGTAAGGTTGAAGGGCGGTGACCCCTTCCTCTTCGGCCGGGGCGGGGAGGAGGCGGAGGAGCTCCGGAAGGCCGGGATCGATGTACACGTGGTGCCTGGGGTCACCTCGGCCATCGCAGCCCCGGCGCTGGCAGGGATCCCGGTGACCCACCGGGACCATGCACCCATGGTCACCTTCGTAACCGGTCACGAGCGCGGGGACCGTTCAGACGAGCGCATCGACTGGGGCGTGCTCGCCCGCACCGGGGGCACCATAGTGATACTGATGGGCATGAGCAACCTGGAGCATAATATGTCGCGCCTCATGGAGGGGGGCATGAACCCGGCCACCCCTGTGGGGGTCATCCACCGTGGTTCGACACCTCAGCAGAGGGTGGTGATCTCCACCCTATCAGAGGTGGTGAAGGACTGCCGGGACCAGGGCGTGGGCTCTCCCTCGGTCGTGGTCGTGGGCGATGTGGTGGGCTGTTATGACCGGCTGGGTGATCTGCGATGA
- a CDS encoding uroporphyrinogen-III synthase, with amino-acid sequence MRLAVMRPQDKLDESLQMAREKGLEVIAASPLLVSPIDGVEGATMIDMLKEGPAEVVVLTSTTGVEILDRISAQGGEDLASILSGSCNIAIGPLTAKAMTDRGIRVDLIPEEHSSEGLVRQMGRQLAGKRVYLLRSSHGERSLFDGLVECGAEVTERVLYRLIPNLGSLELKYLIDESMAGRVDAFAFTSTLSAETYINAAELSYPREDIIAMLNSHLVAAMGGPTRRKLEGMGIRVSVVPASATFAAMLEGITTWRARSPTPTAF; translated from the coding sequence ATGAGGCTGGCGGTCATGCGCCCACAGGACAAGCTCGACGAGTCTCTCCAGATGGCCAGGGAGAAGGGTTTGGAGGTGATCGCAGCGTCCCCACTGCTGGTGAGCCCTATAGACGGTGTTGAGGGTGCTACCATGATCGATATGCTTAAGGAGGGCCCCGCCGAGGTGGTGGTCCTGACCAGCACCACGGGGGTGGAGATCCTGGACAGGATATCGGCGCAGGGAGGTGAGGACCTGGCCTCAATATTGTCAGGAAGCTGCAACATCGCCATCGGGCCGCTCACGGCCAAGGCCATGACGGACAGGGGGATAAGGGTCGACCTAATTCCCGAAGAACACTCCTCTGAGGGCCTGGTCCGGCAGATGGGGCGGCAGCTGGCAGGCAAGAGGGTGTACCTGCTCCGTTCGTCCCATGGGGAGAGGTCCCTGTTCGACGGGCTGGTGGAGTGCGGGGCAGAGGTGACGGAGAGAGTCCTGTACCGACTGATCCCGAACCTCGGCAGCCTGGAGCTCAAGTACCTCATCGATGAGAGCATGGCAGGGAGGGTGGACGCCTTCGCCTTCACATCAACCCTCTCGGCGGAGACCTACATCAACGCCGCTGAGCTGTCATACCCGCGGGAGGACATAATCGCCATGCTCAACTCTCACCTGGTCGCGGCCATGGGAGGACCGACTAGGAGGAAGCTGGAAGGGATGGGCATCCGTGTCTCCGTGGTGCCGGCCAGTGCCACCTTCGCGGCCATGCTAGAAGGGATAACCACATGGAGAGCGCGGTCCCCTACACCTACAGCCTTCTAG
- a CDS encoding ATP-binding cassette domain-containing protein: MSLVPIIQTKGLSFSYPNKVLALDSVDMVLERGRKVVFLGPNGAGKSTLFLQFNGILRPQSGKVLYEGREVRYDKRSLSFLRENVGMVLQNPDDQIFSTTVEEDVAFGPMNLRLPREEVERRIDEALHLVWLEDLRERPTQQLSFGQRKRVSLAGALAMRPKVLIMDEPTAGLDPEMVHELIELSDELNHRGMTMIMSTHDMETAYEWADEMKVLHRGKVIFSGTPEVLFADQRLVDRLRLVPPFPVLMNQQLHHRKATPLVPLPRNLMEVAEKCFPSSGVWAEAGRPGGKVRIIDVNDPESMALAEEASQRMSDSQLYSGAYGAKARRMIREGKISVHNSFHAMDNAILQASLGNEYLLYTDTSLITLVESKLRRLEEKTGLVLRAETSANQERA, encoded by the coding sequence ATGTCTCTGGTTCCTATCATCCAGACAAAGGGATTGAGCTTCTCCTACCCCAACAAGGTCCTTGCCCTAGACAGCGTCGACATGGTCCTGGAGAGGGGGAGGAAGGTGGTGTTTCTCGGACCCAACGGGGCGGGGAAGAGCACGCTGTTCCTCCAGTTCAACGGTATCCTCCGGCCTCAGAGCGGTAAGGTGCTCTACGAGGGCAGGGAGGTGAGGTACGATAAGCGCTCACTCTCCTTCCTGCGTGAGAACGTGGGCATGGTCCTCCAGAACCCTGATGACCAGATTTTCTCCACTACTGTGGAGGAGGATGTGGCCTTTGGACCCATGAATCTGAGATTGCCCCGGGAGGAGGTGGAGAGGCGCATAGACGAGGCACTGCACCTGGTCTGGCTGGAGGACCTCAGGGAGAGGCCTACGCAGCAGCTCTCCTTCGGTCAAAGGAAGAGGGTCTCACTCGCGGGAGCTCTTGCCATGAGGCCCAAGGTGCTCATCATGGACGAGCCCACGGCCGGCTTGGACCCCGAGATGGTTCATGAACTCATCGAGCTATCGGACGAGCTGAACCACCGGGGCATGACCATGATCATGTCCACTCATGACATGGAGACCGCTTACGAATGGGCGGATGAGATGAAGGTATTGCACCGCGGCAAGGTCATCTTCTCCGGCACCCCAGAGGTTCTTTTCGCTGATCAGCGGCTTGTGGACCGCCTGAGGCTCGTCCCTCCCTTCCCTGTGCTAATGAACCAGCAGTTGCACCACCGCAAGGCAACCCCGCTGGTGCCCCTGCCCAGGAACCTCATGGAGGTGGCGGAGAAATGCTTCCCGAGCTCTGGGGTGTGGGCGGAGGCAGGGAGGCCGGGGGGCAAGGTACGCATAATCGATGTCAACGACCCTGAGAGCATGGCCCTGGCCGAGGAGGCCTCACAAAGGATGAGTGATTCTCAACTGTACTCAGGAGCCTACGGTGCCAAGGCCAGGCGCATGATTCGGGAGGGGAAGATTAGCGTCCATAACTCCTTCCATGCCATGGACAATGCCATCCTCCAGGCAAGCTTGGGCAACGAGTATCTTCTGTACACAGACACTTCTCTGATAACGCTGGTGGAATCGAAATTGCGGAGATTGGAGGAAAAGACGGGACTGGTTCTGAGGGCGGAGACCAGCGCCAACCAGGAACGAGCGTGA
- the cbiQ gene encoding cobalt ECF transporter T component CbiQ codes for MHAMDEIAYASPFRDWSPLGKLIFAMTLLVSSLMASSLDIPLIVTLIGLVLLFLSSRMRFPRVISLALLEGVGIFVLGSFMIALVTAGDTVWSVDLGFFVLTLSRQGLELGGLVFLRAMAGITVMLFFATSTPIPHLANALRQIRVPAELVELTVLVYRYSFLLLEQLDTMYVAAHSRLGFRGLRARFRTTGKLLVGIFIRSLDMAERSQTALNCRSFIGEFHCYRPPARMSFKWGIAAISVFLLLFSINLHVVDLATVVSLLRL; via the coding sequence ATGCACGCGATGGATGAGATCGCCTATGCCTCTCCCTTCCGAGACTGGTCCCCGCTAGGTAAGCTTATCTTCGCCATGACCCTGCTGGTGTCCTCGCTGATGGCATCCTCACTGGACATACCGTTGATCGTCACCCTGATAGGCCTTGTCCTCCTGTTCCTGTCGAGCCGCATGCGGTTTCCAAGGGTCATATCGCTTGCCTTGCTGGAGGGTGTGGGGATCTTTGTCCTCGGTTCCTTCATGATCGCGCTGGTCACCGCAGGTGACACGGTATGGTCGGTTGACCTGGGCTTCTTCGTCCTTACACTGTCCAGGCAGGGGCTGGAGCTAGGTGGCCTGGTGTTCTTGCGTGCAATGGCCGGCATCACGGTGATGCTGTTCTTCGCAACCTCCACCCCCATACCGCACCTGGCCAATGCACTGCGGCAGATAAGGGTACCAGCGGAGCTGGTGGAGCTGACGGTGCTGGTGTATCGCTACTCGTTCCTCCTGCTGGAACAGCTCGACACCATGTACGTGGCCGCCCATTCCCGCCTTGGCTTCCGAGGCCTGAGGGCCAGATTCCGTACCACCGGCAAGCTCCTGGTCGGCATCTTCATCCGGTCCCTGGACATGGCAGAAAGGTCGCAGACCGCCCTGAACTGTCGGAGCTTCATCGGGGAGTTCCACTGCTATCGTCCGCCCGCGAGGATGTCCTTCAAGTGGGGGATCGCAGCCATCTCGGTGTTCTTGTTACTGTTCTCCATAAACCTCCATGTGGTCGATCTGGCCACAGTGGTGTCCCTCCTCCGGTTGTGA
- a CDS encoding response regulator encodes MELSGNMIVYTANSTREATLVMEGGTYDAILSDYQMPEMDGIEFQSFLMSQGENVPFILFTEKGREEVFIRTLSCGTDFYLQKGK; translated from the coding sequence TTGGAGCTCTCAGGAAACATGATAGTGTATACCGCTAACTCCACAAGGGAGGCTACGTTGGTTATGGAGGGAGGCACGTATGACGCCATATTATCCGATTACCAGATGCCGGAGATGGACGGTATAGAGTTCCAAAGTTTCCTGATGTCCCAGGGTGAGAATGTCCCGTTCATACTCTTCACCGAAAAGGGCCGGGAGGAGGTATTCATCAGAACGTTGAGCTGCGGTACCGACTTCTACCTCCAGAAGGGTAAGTAA
- a CDS encoding TATA-box-binding protein has product MSEYVIQNIVASANLGIELDLGTLALSLSGAEYEPEQFPGLIYRLKSPKSATLLFRSGKLVCTGSRSLANVKQAIETVVSDVKNAGVPITASPEIIVQNIVASSDLGQDINLNAIAISLGLERVEYEPEQFPGLVYRLEEPKVVVLLFGSGKLVCTGARTPKDVEAAVKKITEELQSIGMLKATG; this is encoded by the coding sequence ATTTCAGAATATGTCATCCAGAACATCGTAGCATCAGCGAATTTGGGCATTGAGCTTGACCTCGGAACGCTTGCGCTCAGCTTGAGCGGCGCGGAATACGAGCCGGAGCAGTTCCCAGGTCTGATATACAGACTGAAGAGCCCGAAATCTGCTACCCTGCTCTTCCGGAGCGGAAAGCTCGTGTGCACCGGGTCCAGATCCCTGGCAAATGTCAAACAGGCCATCGAGACCGTGGTATCGGACGTCAAGAACGCCGGCGTCCCCATCACTGCCTCGCCGGAGATCATAGTTCAGAACATCGTGGCCTCATCGGACCTGGGGCAGGACATCAACCTCAATGCCATCGCCATCTCCCTGGGTCTGGAGAGAGTAGAGTACGAGCCCGAGCAGTTCCCTGGCCTGGTATACCGCCTGGAAGAGCCCAAAGTGGTGGTGCTGCTGTTCGGTTCCGGCAAGCTCGTCTGCACCGGCGCACGGACCCCAAAGGACGTCGAGGCTGCTGTAAAGAAGATCACGGAGGAGCTTCAGTCCATCGGTATGCTGAAGGCGACCGGTTAA
- a CDS encoding MBL fold metallo-hydrolase: protein MAHWRISIAYDSPALSSFREGWGFSAVISSDAGNILFDCGWDGNILQENLSRLGFAFSDMDLVVLSHYHWDHLTGLPVMLADPLKKRTLEVFVPYGFSKNLMKEINRKAIALDVRSPQEISPNVWATGPLGGDVPEQALVLKGKGGVAVLTGCGHPGLKAVLSAGSTLGVPRWLIGGLHDCTLSDLEGSLKENPFLRAVLCHCTRCKEEASAARIDRVTIGAAGEIYEIEL from the coding sequence ATGGCTCATTGGCGAATATCCATAGCATATGACTCACCTGCCCTTTCCTCGTTTAGGGAGGGCTGGGGGTTTTCAGCGGTAATCTCATCGGATGCTGGCAATATACTCTTTGATTGTGGTTGGGACGGTAACATACTGCAAGAGAATCTCTCTCGCCTGGGATTCGCCTTCTCGGACATGGACCTGGTGGTCCTATCCCACTACCATTGGGACCACCTCACAGGGTTGCCGGTCATGCTGGCAGACCCATTGAAAAAGAGGACATTGGAGGTATTCGTACCGTATGGCTTCTCTAAGAACCTGATGAAGGAGATAAACCGGAAAGCGATTGCCTTAGATGTCAGGTCACCCCAGGAGATATCTCCGAACGTGTGGGCCACCGGTCCTCTGGGCGGCGATGTGCCGGAGCAGGCCCTTGTCCTGAAGGGTAAGGGCGGAGTGGCAGTTCTAACCGGCTGTGGACACCCCGGGCTGAAGGCAGTTCTATCGGCTGGCTCCACGCTAGGGGTACCTCGATGGCTGATAGGCGGTTTACACGATTGCACCCTCTCCGACCTTGAGGGCTCGCTCAAGGAGAACCCGTTCTTAAGGGCGGTGCTCTGTCATTGCACCCGATGCAAGGAGGAAGCTTCGGCCGCCCGCATCGACAGGGTCACCATCGGTGCGGCCGGTGAGATCTACGAAATAGAGCTATGA
- a CDS encoding dinitrogenase iron-molybdenum cofactor biosynthesis protein, which translates to MKVGIPSNNPGGLDAGVSAHFGHCELFTAVEIEESQIKSVWTIDNNGEHNCMIPVRKMADAGIDAVLIGGIGRRPLMEFQNCGIKVFVGAAGTVKDALQNYLGGSLMEATVKDVCGGGSHCH; encoded by the coding sequence ATGAAAGTAGGCATACCGAGCAACAACCCCGGCGGACTTGACGCAGGCGTCTCCGCACACTTTGGGCACTGCGAGCTGTTCACTGCAGTGGAGATCGAGGAGAGCCAGATCAAGTCAGTCTGGACCATTGATAACAATGGCGAGCATAACTGCATGATCCCGGTGAGGAAGATGGCCGATGCAGGCATCGACGCTGTCCTGATCGGGGGCATTGGACGCCGTCCTCTTATGGAGTTCCAGAACTGCGGCATCAAGGTTTTCGTGGGTGCGGCGGGAACGGTGAAGGACGCCCTCCAGAACTACCTTGGCGGTAGCCTCATGGAAGCGACCGTAAAGGACGTCTGCGGCGGCGGAAGCCACTGCCATTAG
- a CDS encoding DUF134 domain-containing protein gives MRPGRPRCPRRIQSEPVVTYFKPRGVPLKELEVTSLTLEELEAVRLTDLEGLNQEESAHRMGISRRALWEDLQSARSKIVDALVSGKAIEIKGGSYALDGGRNCTCHEGKGEGEESDGDFEPPHCPSCGRDEVRRQRSGQDVGKRRSTYRCRCRYDENNGARSWDYEEE, from the coding sequence ATGAGGCCGGGACGACCACGATGCCCAAGAAGGATCCAGTCAGAGCCGGTCGTAACATACTTCAAGCCTCGAGGAGTGCCCCTAAAAGAGCTAGAAGTAACGTCCCTCACACTAGAGGAGCTGGAGGCCGTAAGGCTGACAGACCTGGAAGGGTTGAACCAGGAGGAATCTGCGCATAGGATGGGCATATCAAGGCGTGCTCTCTGGGAGGACCTCCAAAGTGCCAGAAGCAAGATCGTGGACGCCCTGGTATCAGGGAAGGCCATCGAGATCAAGGGAGGCAGCTATGCCTTGGATGGCGGGCGGAATTGCACCTGCCATGAGGGCAAGGGCGAAGGGGAGGAATCAGATGGCGACTTCGAACCGCCGCATTGTCCTAGCTGCGGACGGGATGAGGTAAGGAGACAGCGGAGTGGGCAGGATGTCGGCAAAAGGAGGTCCACCTACAGATGTCGATGCCGCTATGACGAGAATAATGGTGCGCGGAGCTGGGACTATGAAGAGGAGTGA
- a CDS encoding DUF2124 family protein: MENGKIEGIVGLTKLFRNETIELSKGDVIIFAGSEAVCAPFAELLGYSVRDKDLALYFSPLAREKDCRPLQWKDGTGYNISSSGEEIAGADLVVVLGGLAMPKFGCPVEAVQQFIAKVSKPGGTRVVGVSFMDILRRSGWQHHIRFDSILNATMETEKVSLS; encoded by the coding sequence ATGGAGAATGGTAAGATCGAGGGCATCGTGGGTTTGACCAAGCTGTTCCGGAACGAGACCATCGAACTATCGAAGGGAGATGTCATCATTTTCGCAGGTTCGGAGGCCGTGTGCGCTCCCTTCGCGGAGCTGTTGGGATACTCCGTACGGGACAAGGACCTCGCTCTCTACTTCTCACCGCTGGCGAGGGAGAAGGATTGTCGACCGCTGCAGTGGAAGGATGGGACCGGGTACAATATCTCTTCCTCGGGTGAGGAGATCGCTGGAGCCGACCTTGTAGTGGTCCTGGGAGGACTGGCCATGCCCAAGTTCGGATGCCCTGTGGAGGCGGTGCAGCAGTTCATCGCAAAAGTGTCCAAGCCTGGAGGAACGAGGGTTGTCGGCGTAAGCTTCATGGACATCCTGAGAAGGTCTGGATGGCAACACCACATCAGGTTCGATTCTATCCTCAACGCGACCATGGAGACGGAAAAGGTATCTTTATCATGA
- a CDS encoding inorganic diphosphatase, translated as MTLWKTLPVGRDPPNIVNVIIETPKGSKNKCEVSKNYKAIVLDRVLHSSVVFPLEYGMIPQTYYEDGDALDAMVIISEPTFPGCVIEARPIGLLRMRDENGADDKVLCAAIKDPRNREYHDLYDLPKHYLEEYAEFFRTYKHLEEGKNTEILGWEDKRSGLECVKNGIALFEKNFGTVPRG; from the coding sequence ATGACCCTTTGGAAGACATTGCCTGTCGGTCGAGACCCCCCCAACATCGTGAACGTCATCATCGAGACTCCTAAGGGGAGCAAGAACAAGTGCGAGGTATCGAAGAATTACAAGGCCATAGTCCTTGACCGTGTGCTGCACTCCAGTGTCGTCTTTCCCCTGGAGTATGGAATGATCCCCCAGACATATTACGAAGATGGGGATGCTCTGGACGCGATGGTAATAATCTCCGAGCCCACCTTTCCCGGCTGTGTCATCGAGGCCCGGCCAATAGGCCTTCTGCGGATGCGGGACGAGAACGGAGCTGATGATAAGGTGCTGTGTGCGGCCATAAAGGACCCCCGGAACCGTGAGTATCATGATCTGTACGATCTGCCGAAGCACTATCTCGAGGAGTACGCCGAGTTCTTCCGGACCTACAAACACTTAGAAGAGGGAAAGAACACGGAGATCCTGGGCTGGGAGGATAAGAGGAGTGGTCTGGAGTGTGTAAAGAACGGCATCGCCCTGTTCGAAAAGAACTTCGGGACCGTTCCCAGGGGATGA